The following proteins come from a genomic window of Nostoc sp. ATCC 53789:
- a CDS encoding CHASE2 domain-containing protein, translated as MWQKLKKSLKKWQGTLIITPCVAGLVIAGSNIGVFRILEWVTLDQLFRIRPQEAIDKRIVIVTIDEPDIQYVKQWPMSDRVMAKMIHNIKAQQPRAIAIDIYRDLPVEPGHAELVKEFQNTPNFIGIEKVAGKPVAPPPILAKQSQVAANDLLLDTDGKIRRGIILLGKPDQSLAQGLGVKLALIYLEKAGIELKSINADKQIYGLGKAKFVPLSSNDGQYNEADMGGYQVLINYRGGLESFPHISMTDVLENRIPANFIRDRLVLIGAKAPSLNDSYSTPYNSNLFFPTELVPGVVVHANLTSQILSAAIDGRPMMRAIVKPLNWFLIIFWSGYSATFGTIYIKKRWLTIGGLLLAVVIIFSSAYIAFLGGWLIPVFTPLLTVISALIIGLVQVLWKNLMLSYRQLEDYAHNLEIKVQERTAELAEANEEINILNEKLKGENLRMSAELDIIRRMQQMILPKPEELEAIEGLDIAGFMEAADEVGGDYYDVLHTDGVVTLGIGDVTGHGLESGLLMLMTQTAVRLLKEIRESDSVRFFDTLNRTICKNVQRMNSEKNLTLVILNYAQGQISISGQHEETIIIRKGGQIELIDTMDLGFPIGLDDDITDFISDITLELQPGDGVVLYTDGITEAKDINKNQYGLEPLCEIISHNWHKSASEIKDAVILDVRRHIGKQKVFDDITLLVFKRQEEVSES; from the coding sequence ATGTGGCAAAAACTCAAAAAATCACTTAAAAAATGGCAAGGAACGCTGATAATTACTCCCTGTGTTGCCGGATTGGTCATTGCAGGGAGTAATATAGGTGTTTTTAGAATTTTAGAATGGGTAACTTTAGATCAATTATTTCGTATTCGTCCGCAAGAAGCTATAGACAAACGAATTGTGATTGTCACAATTGATGAGCCAGATATTCAATATGTCAAGCAATGGCCGATGTCCGATCGCGTTATGGCGAAAATGATTCACAATATCAAAGCACAACAACCAAGAGCGATCGCCATCGATATTTATCGAGATTTACCTGTAGAACCGGGACACGCAGAACTCGTCAAAGAATTTCAAAATACTCCCAATTTTATTGGCATTGAAAAAGTTGCCGGAAAACCAGTTGCACCACCACCAATTTTAGCTAAACAGAGTCAAGTAGCTGCCAACGACTTACTCTTAGATACAGATGGCAAAATCCGACGCGGTATTATTTTATTAGGTAAACCCGATCAAAGTTTAGCTCAAGGGCTAGGAGTTAAACTAGCCTTAATATATTTAGAAAAAGCAGGCATTGAATTAAAATCAATCAACGCAGATAAACAAATCTACGGTTTAGGTAAAGCTAAGTTTGTACCTCTATCTAGCAATGATGGGCAATACAACGAAGCTGACATGGGAGGATATCAAGTTTTAATTAATTATCGAGGTGGGCTAGAGAGCTTTCCTCATATTTCCATGACCGATGTTTTAGAAAATCGCATACCTGCTAATTTTATACGCGATCGCCTAGTTTTGATCGGTGCAAAAGCTCCCAGTTTAAATGATAGCTATAGTACACCTTACAATAGCAATTTATTTTTTCCTACAGAGCTAGTCCCTGGAGTAGTAGTTCACGCAAATCTTACCAGTCAGATTCTCAGCGCCGCCATAGATGGCCGCCCAATGATGCGAGCTATCGTTAAACCTCTAAACTGGTTCTTAATCATCTTTTGGTCTGGATACAGTGCCACCTTTGGCACAATTTATATTAAAAAACGTTGGCTGACCATAGGTGGTTTATTACTAGCTGTGGTGATTATTTTTAGCAGTGCTTACATTGCTTTTCTTGGTGGTTGGTTAATTCCTGTATTTACACCATTATTAACTGTTATCAGCGCCTTAATAATTGGTCTTGTACAGGTTTTATGGAAAAATCTGATGCTTTCCTATCGGCAATTGGAAGATTATGCCCACAATCTAGAAATTAAAGTTCAAGAACGCACTGCTGAACTAGCCGAAGCTAATGAAGAAATTAATATTCTCAATGAAAAACTCAAAGGAGAAAACCTCCGCATGAGTGCCGAACTCGATATAATTCGGCGAATGCAACAGATGATTCTCCCAAAACCAGAAGAACTAGAAGCTATTGAAGGACTAGATATTGCTGGCTTTATGGAAGCTGCGGATGAAGTCGGCGGCGATTACTACGATGTACTGCACACCGACGGAGTAGTAACTCTTGGTATTGGAGACGTAACTGGACATGGACTAGAAAGTGGATTGTTAATGTTAATGACACAAACAGCAGTTCGCCTCCTCAAAGAAATCCGCGAATCTGATTCAGTGCGCTTCTTTGACACACTCAACCGCACCATCTGTAAGAACGTGCAACGGATGAACTCTGAGAAGAACTTGACATTGGTGATTCTCAACTATGCTCAAGGGCAAATAAGTATCAGTGGACAGCACGAAGAAACAATCATCATCCGCAAAGGTGGGCAAATTGAGCTTATTGACACGATGGACTTGGGTTTCCCCATTGGTTTAGATGATGACATAACTGATTTTATTAGCGATATAACCCTGGAATTACAACCAGGTGATGGGGTTGTCCTCTACACCGATGGTATTACCGAAGCCAAAGACATCAATAAAAATCAATACGGACTTGAACCGTTATGTGAAATAATCAGTCACAACTGGCACAAATCAGCATCAGAAATTAAAGATGCAGTAATTTTAGATGTGCGACGACATATTGGTAAACAAAAAGTATTTGATGACATCACATTGCTAGTATTCAAGCGACAGGAAGAAGTCTCTGAAAGTTAA
- a CDS encoding fatty acyl-AMP ligase, which translates to MSKFLTWIELLSYRAIHQPDKIAYIFLQEGEKETLRLSYQQLDILSRAIASQLQSLELTGERALLLYPPGLEFIAAFFGCLYAGVIAVPAYPPRPNQKMTRLSAIVSDASAKIVLTTNSLLKNIKRSFDQNSELNTLHILATDNIDSNQAKNWQKSEINSENLAFLQYTSGSTGTPKGVMVSHDNLLHNCEYMKQAFAFTPASVAVSWLPSFHDMGLILGILEPLYTGVPVILMSPTAFVQQPIRWLQAISHYNATHSGGPNFAYELCINRITQEQLATLDLSTWRFAYNGAEPVRRHTLERFAKKFQPCGFRSNFLYPCYGMAEATLMISGGLGEAEPVYCTVKADELAQNQIVEASSNTQNVRQLVGCGCEWLDTKIVIADPESLTQCLLNQVGEIWISGRSVTQGYWQRPEQTEETFKAQLRGTKEQPFLRTGDLGFLKDGELFITGRLKDVIIIRGRNHYPQDIELTVQQSHPALRPDWGAAFAVEVEGEERLVVVQEVHRNYLRELNVDELVGAICEAVSEQHELQVYAVLLLKTASILKTSSGKIQRHACKNGFLTGNLNVVGEWRQNFNENRPHLLGTSRE; encoded by the coding sequence ATGTCTAAATTTTTAACTTGGATAGAGCTTCTGAGTTATAGAGCAATACATCAGCCTGACAAAATAGCTTATATCTTTCTTCAAGAAGGCGAAAAAGAAACACTTAGACTGTCTTATCAACAGTTGGATATACTGTCACGAGCGATCGCTTCCCAGTTACAATCTCTAGAATTAACGGGTGAACGAGCTTTATTACTTTATCCACCAGGACTAGAATTTATCGCTGCTTTTTTTGGATGCTTATATGCTGGTGTGATAGCCGTACCAGCTTATCCACCCCGACCAAATCAAAAAATGACGCGGTTATCTGCGATTGTGTCCGATGCTTCAGCAAAGATTGTACTCACAACTAATTCACTGTTAAAGAATATAAAGCGTAGCTTTGACCAAAACTCAGAACTAAATACACTACACATTCTGGCTACAGATAATATAGATAGCAACCAAGCCAAAAATTGGCAAAAATCGGAAATTAACAGCGAGAATTTAGCTTTTCTGCAATATACATCTGGTTCTACAGGCACACCAAAAGGAGTGATGGTGAGTCACGACAACTTGCTGCATAACTGTGAATACATGAAGCAAGCATTTGCCTTCACACCAGCTAGTGTGGCTGTATCTTGGCTACCTAGTTTTCATGATATGGGGCTGATTTTGGGGATTCTCGAACCCCTGTACACAGGAGTACCAGTCATCTTGATGTCACCAACAGCCTTTGTGCAGCAACCCATTCGGTGGCTACAGGCAATTTCACATTATAACGCAACCCATTCGGGTGGCCCGAACTTTGCCTATGAACTGTGCATCAACAGGATTACACAGGAGCAATTAGCAACCCTCGATCTCAGCACTTGGCGTTTTGCCTACAATGGTGCAGAACCCGTCCGCCGCCATACTTTAGAACGATTTGCCAAAAAATTCCAGCCTTGTGGTTTCCGTTCTAACTTCTTATATCCCTGTTATGGCATGGCTGAAGCAACCTTGATGATTTCTGGGGGACTAGGTGAAGCAGAGCCAGTTTACTGTACTGTTAAAGCTGATGAATTAGCACAAAATCAAATTGTCGAAGCATCATCGAATACTCAAAATGTGAGGCAGTTAGTAGGGTGTGGATGCGAATGGCTTGATACCAAAATCGTCATCGCTGACCCAGAATCCCTAACACAATGCCTTCTCAATCAAGTCGGGGAAATTTGGATATCAGGACGTAGTGTAACTCAGGGTTATTGGCAGCGACCAGAGCAGACTGAGGAAACCTTTAAGGCACAATTACGAGGCACTAAAGAACAACCGTTTCTACGTACTGGGGATTTGGGATTTTTAAAGGATGGTGAGTTGTTTATCACTGGGCGGCTCAAAGATGTAATTATTATTAGAGGTCGCAACCATTATCCTCAAGACATTGAACTGACGGTGCAGCAGAGTCACCCAGCTTTAAGACCTGATTGGGGTGCTGCGTTTGCTGTGGAAGTAGAAGGAGAAGAAAGACTAGTTGTAGTTCAAGAAGTGCATCGCAATTACCTGCGGGAACTGAATGTTGATGAGTTAGTTGGAGCAATCTGTGAAGCTGTATCAGAGCAGCATGAGTTACAAGTTTATGCGGTATTGCTGCTTAAGACGGCGAGTATATTAAAGACATCCAGTGGTAAGATTCAGCGTCATGCTTGCAAAAATGGATTTTTGACGGGAAATTTAAATGTTGTAGGGGAGTGGCGACAGAATTTTAACGAAAATAGGCCCCATCTCTTAGGGACTTCCAGAGAATAA
- a CDS encoding DUF6272 family protein, which translates to MLPISTVSTIIKTESFGDLISDFPPEHDSLELYFTPSSRPIKQRWRSNRLSAHFFADYFANFLAVDEDEPNQEQIIKENKSAVSYVANELLENAIKFNDDSSNYKVRIGIHFLNNADSVTAVIFASNSIKLETEAKLRAVIEKILTSNTHEMFVHQVEKSAEKNGTSGLGLLTMINDYSAKIGWKLETIQQESIIMAVTTMAQFKV; encoded by the coding sequence ATGCTCCCAATATCTACAGTCTCTACTATAATCAAAACTGAATCATTTGGTGATCTGATCTCTGACTTTCCTCCAGAACATGATTCTCTTGAACTTTATTTTACACCCAGTTCTCGCCCAATCAAACAACGTTGGCGTAGCAATCGTCTTTCAGCACATTTTTTTGCAGACTACTTTGCCAACTTTTTAGCTGTAGATGAAGATGAACCAAATCAAGAACAAATAATCAAAGAAAATAAAAGTGCTGTTAGCTATGTCGCCAACGAACTTTTAGAAAATGCCATAAAGTTTAATGATGATAGTTCTAACTACAAAGTAAGAATTGGTATTCATTTTTTGAATAACGCAGATAGTGTCACTGCGGTGATTTTCGCCAGCAATAGTATTAAATTGGAAACTGAAGCTAAATTGAGGGCAGTTATTGAAAAAATCTTAACTTCAAATACCCATGAAATGTTTGTGCATCAAGTTGAAAAAAGCGCTGAAAAAAATGGAACTTCTGGCTTAGGACTATTAACCATGATTAATGACTACTCAGCCAAAATTGGTTGGAAATTAGAAACTATTCAGCAAGAATCTATAATTATGGCCGTAACTACAATGGCACAATTTAAGGTATAG
- a CDS encoding mechanosensitive ion channel domain-containing protein: protein MLNKFLPFETNTWAFVVSSLLITFVGGILLYVILFYVLRSIFRKFERDIALVTLNVSAYPALATFVLGVLKLTFESLPSGTVIDSFENIITAGIIISISYWIVQIFIEVFIYYLKQYTQQTEAMWDDVLLPLLEAVVPVVIYLIAAFLVLRSFGVDLTGIWVALGGATFVIGFAAQGILANFFSGVVLLIDTPFQFGDVLRLEDGSIAILRKIGVRVTQLYVPDKHYNIYIPNSNLQSQNIINLSRPTAYYHHSSQVEVLVKYDMYEAKQMIVKIILSHPDTLGDIDKKLEIFDDYYQIDELTEQQKIGKLRLIAEQEVNYKLEEIQIGLETLVVTLQFAEKGGLTQDEINNVQQEYKDILALIGLEAIAEAQNNRTIFNLQEIRVQDSLIELVREWYRIWIRDPNLLDNDSYMVSEEWERKLNLLKRRSQRLYQKISNPQSEETRIDDYVMELNKWVRERFKEPRQKWQEPQVLIKGTNHSDDGITYAEFKLNFFVDDIKLENGRRGDRVSSQIYQEVLQYLKSKCVNDINIA from the coding sequence ATGCTAAACAAATTTTTACCATTTGAAACAAATACTTGGGCTTTCGTTGTGAGTAGCTTACTAATCACATTTGTTGGCGGCATTTTACTTTACGTCATTTTATTTTATGTATTGCGTTCTATTTTTCGCAAATTTGAACGAGATATTGCCCTAGTTACCCTTAACGTTTCGGCTTATCCGGCTCTAGCTACTTTTGTGTTGGGTGTCCTAAAATTAACCTTCGAGAGTCTGCCTTCAGGTACAGTGATTGACAGCTTTGAGAATATCATAACAGCCGGAATAATCATATCAATTAGCTATTGGATAGTACAAATTTTTATTGAAGTTTTTATCTATTACCTGAAGCAGTATACTCAACAAACAGAAGCCATGTGGGACGATGTGCTACTACCTCTCTTAGAAGCAGTAGTTCCTGTTGTAATTTACTTGATAGCTGCTTTTTTGGTTTTACGTTCCTTTGGAGTCGATCTTACTGGTATTTGGGTAGCTTTAGGTGGTGCGACATTTGTAATTGGTTTTGCAGCTCAAGGCATCCTGGCAAACTTCTTTAGTGGTGTTGTGTTGTTGATTGATACACCCTTCCAGTTTGGTGATGTTTTGCGACTTGAGGACGGTTCTATTGCCATACTAAGAAAAATTGGTGTACGGGTTACGCAACTTTATGTACCTGACAAACATTATAATATTTATATTCCTAATAGTAATTTACAAAGCCAGAATATTATTAACCTCAGCCGTCCTACAGCTTATTATCATCACTCCAGTCAGGTAGAAGTATTAGTCAAGTACGATATGTATGAAGCTAAACAGATGATAGTAAAAATTATTCTATCTCATCCAGATACGTTAGGAGATATTGATAAAAAATTAGAAATATTTGATGATTACTATCAAATTGATGAACTAACAGAACAACAAAAAATAGGTAAATTGCGCTTAATTGCAGAACAGGAAGTTAACTATAAATTAGAAGAGATTCAAATAGGACTAGAAACACTAGTTGTTACACTCCAGTTTGCCGAAAAGGGTGGGTTAACTCAAGATGAAATTAATAATGTACAGCAGGAGTATAAGGATATACTAGCTTTGATTGGGTTAGAAGCAATTGCGGAAGCTCAAAACAATCGTACTATTTTTAACTTGCAAGAAATCAGAGTTCAAGATTCGTTGATTGAGTTAGTCCGGGAATGGTATCGCATCTGGATTCGCGATCCAAATCTCTTGGATAATGATAGTTACATGGTTTCTGAAGAGTGGGAACGTAAACTTAATCTACTCAAGCGAAGATCGCAGCGTTTATACCAAAAAATTTCTAATCCCCAAAGTGAAGAAACTCGGATTGATGATTATGTAATGGAATTAAATAAATGGGTTCGGGAACGATTCAAAGAACCGCGACAAAAGTGGCAAGAACCACAAGTTTTAATCAAAGGTACAAATCATAGCGATGATGGGATTACCTATGCTGAATTTAAGCTCAATTTCTTCGTTGATGATATTAAATTAGAGAATGGTAGAAGGGGCGATCGCGTTAGCAGTCAGATATATCAAGAGGTTTTGCAATATCTCAAGTCCAAATGTGTGAATGATATTAATATCGCCTGA
- a CDS encoding STAS domain-containing protein produces MVLQEIKDGDYTVEADTDSATVNFKGELSLGGSSEYEPITNLLNKIAATDPATMTLNLRDLAFLNSSGISMLSKFVLSLRKKKGIQLLVLGSNTMPWQGKSLKNLERLLPGLKLEIE; encoded by the coding sequence ATGGTTTTGCAAGAGATTAAAGATGGAGATTATACCGTTGAAGCTGATACAGACTCTGCAACAGTCAACTTTAAAGGAGAATTGAGCCTTGGGGGATCGAGTGAATATGAACCAATTACCAATCTACTCAATAAAATTGCTGCAACCGATCCTGCAACGATGACTTTGAACTTAAGAGATTTAGCATTTCTCAATAGTTCTGGTATTAGTATGTTATCAAAATTTGTCCTGAGCTTGCGTAAGAAAAAAGGAATTCAGTTGCTTGTTTTAGGTTCAAATACTATGCCTTGGCAAGGAAAATCCTTGAAAAATCTAGAACGTTTACTCCCTGGACTCAAACTCGAAATTGAATAA
- a CDS encoding DUF928 domain-containing protein: MVKFNSKIFLFFTISGTLIVLTSNSTLASLLYQEKPTVTNQVLISVEFKFPNDAAPKTSVGGGVRGQVQFTLPGGSAPRTSVGGGTRGDVQFALPGGSTPKTSVGGGTRGDVQFALPGGSTPKTSVGGGTRGDVQFALPGGSTPKTSVGGGTRGDVQFALPGGSTPKTSVGGGTRGDVQLTLPSGNSTPRSSIGGGTRGKTAPLTALVPPTKQGRTVLASPTIFVYLPPVGAETVFFSLQDEDGNPHYSTMLKVPPDGGVVSITLPPAAPPLVIDKNYLWYFAPIEPGGILRPDNYSVTGWIKRVKATFNEQELASSPVELATKYAEAGVWYDTLKILAAAKRSQPNNKAFATEWHDLLKQVGLENIASQPLTDAF; this comes from the coding sequence ATGGTTAAGTTTAATTCTAAAATATTTTTATTTTTCACTATTAGCGGCACATTAATAGTTTTGACAAGCAATTCTACATTAGCAAGCCTTCTCTATCAAGAGAAACCAACTGTTACCAATCAAGTTCTCATTAGTGTGGAATTTAAATTTCCCAACGATGCAGCCCCCAAAACCAGTGTTGGCGGTGGCGTTCGCGGACAAGTCCAATTCACCTTACCCGGAGGTTCAGCACCTAGAACCAGTGTTGGCGGCGGAACCAGGGGTGATGTGCAATTTGCTTTACCCGGAGGTTCAACACCTAAAACCAGCGTTGGCGGCGGAACCAGGGGCGATGTGCAATTTGCTTTACCCGGAGGTTCAACACCTAAAACCAGCGTTGGCGGCGGAACCAGGGGCGATGTGCAATTTGCTTTACCCGGAGGTTCAACACCTAAAACCAGCGTTGGCGGCGGAACCAGGGGCGATGTGCAATTTGCTTTACCAGGAGGTTCAACACCTAAAACCAGCGTTGGCGGCGGAACCAGGGGTGATGTGCAATTGACTCTACCTAGTGGAAATTCAACCCCCAGAAGCAGCATCGGTGGTGGTACAAGGGGAAAAACTGCACCATTAACAGCATTAGTTCCCCCTACCAAACAGGGACGCACTGTATTAGCAAGCCCCACAATTTTTGTCTATTTGCCTCCAGTTGGCGCAGAAACCGTATTTTTCAGCCTCCAAGACGAAGACGGAAATCCCCATTATTCGACAATGCTAAAAGTTCCTCCCGATGGTGGTGTAGTTAGTATTACGTTACCTCCAGCAGCACCACCTTTAGTAATAGATAAAAATTACCTGTGGTATTTTGCACCTATTGAACCAGGCGGAATTCTCCGACCTGATAATTATTCTGTAACAGGGTGGATAAAACGAGTCAAGGCTACATTTAATGAGCAGGAGTTAGCCTCATCTCCTGTGGAATTAGCCACTAAATATGCTGAGGCTGGTGTATGGTATGATACCCTAAAAATTTTAGCGGCGGCAAAGCGATCGCAACCAAATAATAAAGCTTTCGCTACTGAATGGCACGATTTACTCAAGCAAGTTGGACTAGAAAATATTGCCTCTCAACCATTGACAGACGCTTTTTGA